The Halobacillus amylolyticus nucleotide sequence AGATCTTCAGGCCACGCTACAATTCCTTCTTGTCGAAGACGGTTAATGTTCTCAGGAGAATGTTTAATCCCCACTGCAGTTACTCCTGCAATCGCAGCCAATGCTTCACGCCGTTCCTCCAAGCTTTTCGCTTTATATAAATAAGCGATGCCTTCCTCTGTCACAACATGGGTGACATCATCTCCATAGATCATCACTGGAGCTGTCGCTAGATTGGCTTCTTCTTTTACATCAATTGCATCCAGGGACTCTACGAAAACCGGGGTGTTCCCTGTTTGATGTGTTTCGACTACTTGAACGACTAGTTTCTTGCCCCGAACAAGTGGTTCATCAGAATTGATCATGTTTAACCATGCTGGAGTGGAGTGCCTCCGTCCACCAGGATCATGCCCCATATTCGGGGCTCCACCAAACCCGGCAAGTCGTCCGTTTGTAACGGTCGAAGAATTTCCATAGGCATCGATTTGCAAACTAGACCCAACAAACAAATCAACCGCATATTGACCGGCCAGCTGTGAGAGCGTTCGGTTGGAACGAAGACTCCCATCGCGTCCGGTAAAAAACACATCAGGACGTTGTGAGATGTACTCCTCCATCCCCACTTCTCCTCCGAAACAATGAATGCTTTCCACCCAACCTGATTCGATGGCAGGGATCATCGTAGGGTGAGGATTCAATGCCCAGTGTTTGCAGATTTCACCTTTTAACCCTAATGACTCCCCATAAGTAGGGAGCAACAACTCAATGGCTGCCGTATTGTAGCCAATGCCATGATTGAGTGACTGCACTTGATGTTTTTCGTAGACACCACGGATCGTCATCATCGCTAGTAGAATCTGGATATCTGTGATATGCCTTGGATCTCTCGTAAAAAGTGGTTCCAATTGATAAGGGGCATCTGCTTCAACAACGAAGTCAATCCATGAGCCAGGAATATCCACACGCGGCAGATCGTCGGTGATTTCATTTACCTGGGCTATGACAATCCCGTCTCGAAAAGCTGCGGCTTCAACAAGCGTAGGTGTTTCCTCTGTGTTTGCTCCTGTGTACAGATTGCCCTCACTATCGGCTTTATCAGCAGCAACCAATGCCACAGAAGGGATTAAGTCAATAAATAAACGCCCATATAACTCAATATAGGTGTGGATTTCGCCCATGGTCAGTTGTTTATCCTCAATCATTTGAGCCATTCGAAGGCTTTGAGGTCCGGCATAAGCAAAATCCACCTTTTCAGCGATGCCAGCTTCAAAAATATCCAGGTGCTCAGGTCTCGAAATACTAGATAAGATCATATGCAGATCATGGACCTTACCTGAGTCCACCCGGGAAAGTGCTTCGGAAAGGAAGGAGGCCTGTTTTTGATTATTCCCCTCTAATACGACTCGGTCACCAGGAACAAGAACTTCCTCTAAAACTTCAACGATTTGATCCGTCGGAATGACCCTTCCATCTGTCATCTTCATCACTTGATTGACCCGTTTATTTTTGGCATCTCGTCTTGTTGTCCAGCTTCTTTTGGTTTGTTCTGTTTGCTTAACATCTGTCATCATCCATCGTCTCCCTTCCTTTAGTTCGTTCGTGTACGATCAACAAGAATGGCAGCTGTATTAATCCCATTGTCTGAGATGGACAGTGCTCTTGCTGTCGGAAATGCATTGTTCACAAGTCCCTTCAGCACATTACCAGGCAGCATTTCAACAAATAGTCGAGTTCCGAGCTCATATAACAACGTCATCGATTCGTGCCAGCGAACAGAATGAGATACATTCCACGCTAAGTCTTTTTTAATCGCTTTACCCTTTTTTAAAACTCGTGCTGTCTGATTGCCTGTATAAGGAATAGTGGGGTCCCTAAAGGAAATATCATTCAGCTCAGCTTCTAAGCGTAAAGACACGTCGTGTAGTAACGGACAATGTGACGGGACACTAACGTCCAACAACTCAGCCTTTTGGGCACCGTTTGCAAGAGCTGTCTCCATAAAGTTTCTCAAATCTGGTATCGCTCCAGCTATGGTCATTTGCCGTGGACAATTAATATTGGCAAGGTAAACAGGATTCTCATCAGATACGTGCCCTTTGATCAACTTTGTTAACTTTCTTTCACTAAGCCCTACCACAACTCCCATTCCATATCCCGCTGGAAAGGCTTTTTCCATCCATTCCCCTCGCTTCCTAACTAATCGGACAGCATCTTTGAAATCTAACGAACCAGCGACGACGGCCGCTCCGAAAGCTCCAACCGAATGGCCCGCCACATAATCTGGAACAGCCTTTTCCTCCTTCAACAAGCGCGCTGACGCTACTCCCGAGACAAGCAGACATACTTGAACAGCTATAGTCGACCTAAGCTTTAGTTCGGTATCCCAAAAGATAACGCTTTCATTTAATTGCTCGCTCGCCTCAGCTAAGGTTTCTGTAACGATGGGGTGATCTGGCAAATGACGTAACATATGAGGTTGCTGTGACCCTTGCCCAGGGAAAAGAAATGCAGTAGTCATCTTATCGTCCTCTCTGTAACAACCAGTTCAGTCGTCAGTCGACTAAATATCTATTTAAAAAGAAAGAGGGGCATCTCTCCCCTTCCCTCTCTAATACACATCATATTGACTATCTTTACTTTGATAATCAAAAAGCCGCTTTTGAATACTCGTAATCACATCCTGGTTATGCTGCTGCAAGACGGTTGTCGCTTCTTCTATGTTGCCTTCTTTAAGCAGATCCACCAGTGTTAAATGCTCTCTTACTGATTTTTCGACGTTTCCTTCAGCTGCAAAAGAAATAGTTTGCACCCTCAGTAAAGGTAATTCTAAGCGGGTGTACATTTTATTAATGGTTTCACTCTTACTCATTTCAATCAAACAAAGATGAAATTTATGATTAAGCTGGGTATAACGCTGGATATCTTTCTCTCCACTCATCTCTTGATACAATGTCCCCATTTTTCCCAAAATCTCTTCGTCGATCCCGTTCTCTTTGATCCGTTTCATGGCAAGAGATTCGAGCATGATTCTAATTTCGAGTAAATCATAAATTTCATTTTCAGTGTGCTCTTTTACAACGGCCCCTCTTCTCGGAATTCGCTCAACCAGCCCCTCAATGGTGAGGAGATAGATAGCCTCGCGAACTGGAGCACGGCTCGTTCCATACTCAGTAGCATAGGTATTCTCAACGATTTTTTCACCAGGCTGCAATTCTCCTGTGATAATCTGTTCTGTAATGTGTTCCGCAATATGATTAGATAATGCATTATGATTAAGGTTTGGCGGCTTCATAAAAAGACCTCCTAACGTATCCATTGTCGACTGTCGATTAAATTGTACAACAAATCATTTCATTATTCAATAATTTAGAAAATTTTAAAAAGTGTTTGCATTTCTTGTTTTAATTAACTATGATGGAAATTACGAAATGGTCGACAGTTGATTATCGTCTAAATTGTAAACGCTTTCTGAGAAAAGGAGGGAAAATTTCCTGGTCGTACATCTATTGAACTCCTGAAACAGTACAGTCCAAATTCTGCCATTGTTTCTATGATTCTGTTGTTTGTAAATATTGTCCGTCGAGTGTTATTGAATTTGTAAACAC carries:
- the mdcA gene encoding malonate decarboxylase subunit alpha, with the translated sequence MTDVKQTEQTKRSWTTRRDAKNKRVNQVMKMTDGRVIPTDQIVEVLEEVLVPGDRVVLEGNNQKQASFLSEALSRVDSGKVHDLHMILSSISRPEHLDIFEAGIAEKVDFAYAGPQSLRMAQMIEDKQLTMGEIHTYIELYGRLFIDLIPSVALVAADKADSEGNLYTGANTEETPTLVEAAAFRDGIVIAQVNEITDDLPRVDIPGSWIDFVVEADAPYQLEPLFTRDPRHITDIQILLAMMTIRGVYEKHQVQSLNHGIGYNTAAIELLLPTYGESLGLKGEICKHWALNPHPTMIPAIESGWVESIHCFGGEVGMEEYISQRPDVFFTGRDGSLRSNRTLSQLAGQYAVDLFVGSSLQIDAYGNSSTVTNGRLAGFGGAPNMGHDPGGRRHSTPAWLNMINSDEPLVRGKKLVVQVVETHQTGNTPVFVESLDAIDVKEEANLATAPVMIYGDDVTHVVTEEGIAYLYKAKSLEERREALAAIAGVTAVGIKHSPENINRLRQEGIVAWPEDLGIRRSEANRSLLAAKNVEELVEWSGGLYQPPEKFRSW
- the mdcH gene encoding malonate decarboxylase subunit epsilon, with protein sequence MTTAFLFPGQGSQQPHMLRHLPDHPIVTETLAEASEQLNESVIFWDTELKLRSTIAVQVCLLVSGVASARLLKEEKAVPDYVAGHSVGAFGAAVVAGSLDFKDAVRLVRKRGEWMEKAFPAGYGMGVVVGLSERKLTKLIKGHVSDENPVYLANINCPRQMTIAGAIPDLRNFMETALANGAQKAELLDVSVPSHCPLLHDVSLRLEAELNDISFRDPTIPYTGNQTARVLKKGKAIKKDLAWNVSHSVRWHESMTLLYELGTRLFVEMLPGNVLKGLVNNAFPTARALSISDNGINTAAILVDRTRTN
- a CDS encoding GntR family transcriptional regulator: MKPPNLNHNALSNHIAEHITEQIITGELQPGEKIVENTYATEYGTSRAPVREAIYLLTIEGLVERIPRRGAVVKEHTENEIYDLLEIRIMLESLAMKRIKENGIDEEILGKMGTLYQEMSGEKDIQRYTQLNHKFHLCLIEMSKSETINKMYTRLELPLLRVQTISFAAEGNVEKSVREHLTLVDLLKEGNIEEATTVLQQHNQDVITSIQKRLFDYQSKDSQYDVY